A window of the Parambassis ranga chromosome 17, fParRan2.1, whole genome shotgun sequence genome harbors these coding sequences:
- the LOC114449655 gene encoding oxygen-regulated protein 1 encodes MSNTPVQDHPQDHPAQRLSSGSGQTLPSRPIQPGSDPSASKRVCFYKSGDYKFSGHRMVISARTFKTFDALLDALSKKVPLPFGVRTITTPRGTHLVKGLDDLQDGGAYVCSDQKRVKPLNLDEVNRRQVPWNTTRPLSARRRRQKGLSFGPFGRNSEAATRPPKVMERAAVRTPKRLVVIKNRDPTVKRTIVLQRRTAPTFDALLDYLSQILQFPVLKLYSTDGRRVDGLAALILCSGVVVAAGNEPFRLGNYSLYRTSQMAQAMLIETVEQPMQPRAQKNKSFSSGRGSRNFSLSSERYIVNQINKSQSGSMNGHLRHHNRSFETEINQPHTSMERCETGRADNEHHTCIVPDDDDIEKSFRVNQDGSMTVEMKVRLTIKEEEMLHWTTTLSRSSLSKRTVCASVSGSGNSSPDSNNAIAKDSSSITEDETKEENYSAGAGKAVGFNNERAYDGYTTGKSKTSFKRTPTPGPRHVNKKASVESVKTVTESGVQESLLGHYSYMERTADGETTEGYCVVRHSSSSNRPIPKPRKTPSAGTSNKCSNSSIKSSGVAEVLQIQNNGMEVTETVMHIYESQGCYDNYFANEEYSADGDPLHGSTPAPESKPSSGSGSNLSSNDCDIDGSWQPPTADSLQRQKEEMLSLSSEPRSVTQEITNDLSSLTEKEAQTATNTDNQETVKKDAKGIKKKIIRPARNQKSSTSTSSTDRKTKESTISPSKTGKHSSTEKISSDASMGRKVSSENANVGQKSNRAENSQSKKSLKEEKMPKKDSGLSVSSENVKRTPPKRQSFNKAASDHNVKTPTGRPQMKKNMSDILQTKKTPLPGKKTISKPRSVIENRISPPPKSSNLSESVSMPSFNPSPSEIHQYVENWLEKVSPDAVPYSEEVSEDRTEPRTKVVFKIGADSESEEKSECPTYLDECYPTTSDPMKKSSSCLSVPHSYGGPATAQLHSEQKARGLCASMPSVRVDAAHQESTLRSHKSAEAIGPADDQPSSYNILSPKAKLTPVVRQLCSSIHCIRTASDTNNQQTTSNLEKSSSLPDFPTQVASVFGSSCKAFLSFLSVMTLRDSLKSPVLGESSQSGSTSEAMLMMESLQKMSAIEDAEEQRASLTDLQSRASSQFRERWKNFQILRERLESEPLSPKVSETEFALDVVSESGDVFEDQNMVIDELMEELNMPQELRAEITSTIQQAFYPVEESTFLETDRNQSESEEDVEQFVKEDEACTSDDITETKQSNDDAEIEPEPPQELQTEFEVPVNDEELKTEENAGVVEECGETKETDADGEGHEGKGESEREKEAVEDEITNDEECEPGEGSDKESVEKVAEVAEDEVTADDEEQLAERLEEKADKTEEGLVSEQEREVDSVEETDEREGAEETEEDEEMKGITEERESSEEKETEKKEIRKKVEDDNMEETGEEENIDDINEEAEEEEEPEEEEEESEEGEEEGEENEIETISPEMEEEEEGKEEEGGEEGEENEIETISQEMEEEEEGEEECVVAQKDVQEVNEEEEEGEEINEEDEEKEIEEQIMEVDSDEAVKENEDEEDGEDVEDKNAEEKRAGVARDEEEEESDEDIEAENNSEEEESGEEEKVTGLCIDDEEERDNDEELNEVGEDSKDEAEEGRVDEGSVSDESEHMLEEASYLQQQVSSCEAANGEHDSESPSKLSSEGQCADDKGNGTELETENEGAEQCEESSNSMSHPVEISQELLDFVNHALQSSSLIFTYDTQGNIRIEPDYARFIQTKQTMISKSRKDSSYGLKRLPSPSTSDLSDYRPETSESGGYKTQDSLDIITESGEEVSEKTSQSAHRTNVAKSAGSSSSSDSGTKASKDLSYFSAASSLKADAEAAAQPARCTSAASENDLADGVLIDKGRWLLKENHLIRKSPPVSQGMYSHVDTTSVDTGQENTSEESPPHFKIQPSPLAAISSSELEEMAKPLTPKCTYYNMPHGSDSDPFMDDSSFRSGKKDSSRRGVRVSPTVDTSKTWANKNGSLSSFASVEFKIPTDRKVHPEGEPSSTVTQPRRTSSGRGSALQSQDSLDALHVRCGQYCPIL; translated from the exons ATGAGCAACACACCTGTCCAGGATCATCCTCAGGATCATCCTGCCCAGAGACTGTCTTCTGGTAGTGGTCAGACGTTGCCCTCCCGTCCCATACAGCCCGGCTCTGATCCCTCTGCTTCTAAGAGAGTGTGCTTTTACAAAAGTGGTGACTATAAATTCAGCGGGCATCGCATGGTCATCAGTGCCCGCACCTTCAAGACATTTGATGCTCTACTGGATGCGTTGTCCAAGAAAGTGCCTCTGCCATTTGGAGTGAGGACCATCACCACACCTCGGGGGACTCACCTCGTTAAGGGTTTGGATGACTTGCAGGACGGGGGAGCTTATGTGTGTTCTGATCAGAAACGAGTGAAGCCATTAAACTTAGATGAAGTGAACCGGCGGCAGGTACCCTGGAATACCACCAGGCCGCTAAGTGCACGACGACGAAGGCAGAAAGGACTCAGCTTTGGTCCATTTGGTAGAAATTCTGAAGCTGCCACCAGGCCACCAAAGGTCATGGAGAGGGCAGCAGTAAGGACACCAAAGAGGCTTGTGGTCATCAAGAACAGGGACCCCACTGTCAAACGCACAATTGTGCTGCAGAGAAGAACGGCACCAACATTTGATGCTTTGCTGGATTACCTGTCCCAGATCCTGCAATTTCCAGTGCTGAAACTCTACTCCACAGATGGCAGAAGA gTTGACGGTCTTGCTGCACTCATCTTGTGTTCTGGAGTGGTTGTGGCAGCGGGCAATGAGCCATTCAGATTAGGAAACTACAGTTTATACAGAACGAGCCAGATGGCACAGGCGATGCTCATAGAAACTGTGGAACAACCGATGCAACCTAGAGCCC AGAAGAACAAATCTTTCTCAAGTGGAAGAGGCTCAAGGAACTTCTCCCTGTCGTCAGAGCGATATATTGTCAACCAGATAAACAAGTCTCAAAGCGGCAGCATGAATGGTCACCTGCGCCACCATAACAGATCCTTTGAAACAGAAATCAACCAGCCTCACACGTCCATGGAGAGATGTGAAACTGGGAGGGCAGATAATGAGCATCATACATGTATCGTACCGGACGACGATGACATTGAAAAGTCTTTTCGTGTGAACCAAGATGGCAGCAtgacagtggagatgaaagTGCGTCTGACCATAAAAGAAGAGGAAATGCTCCACTGGACTACCACTCTCAGCCGCTCCAGCCTTAGCAAGAGGACAGTCTGTGCCTCTGTTTCTGGGTCAGGCAACAGCTCGCCTGACTCAAACAACGCCATTGCCAAAGACTCCTCTAGCATAACTGAGGATGAAACCAAAGAGGAGAACTATTCTGCTGGAGCTGGAAAGGCTGTCGGCTTTAACAATGAGCGTGCGTACGATGGCTACACCACAGGAAAATCAAAAACAAGTTTCAAACGCACTCCTACGCCAGGTCCTCGACATGTTAATAAGAAGGCGTCTGTTGAGAGTGTGAAGACAGTCACGGAGTCAGGGGTTCAAGAGAGCCTGCTTGGACATTATTCCTACATGGAGAGGACGGCTGATGGTGAGACAACAGAGGGCTACTGCGTTGtaagacacagcagcagcagcaacagaccTATCCCAAAACCTCGGAAAACACCGTCCGCTGGAACCAGCAACAAATGCTCCAACTCCTCCATCAAGTCATCAGGAGTCGCTGAGGTTCTTCAGATACAAAATAATGGCATGGAGGTTACAGAGACTGTGATGCATATTTATGAAAGTCAGGGCTGCTATGACAACTATTTTGCAAATGAGGAATATAGTGCAGATGGCGATCCTTTACACGGCTCCACTCCTGCTCCAGAAAGCAAACCATCCTCTGGCTCAGGGTCTAATTTATCCAGCAATGATTGTGATATAGATGGTAGCTGGCAGCCACCCACTGCTGACTCCCTACAAAGGCAGAAAGAGGAGATGTTATCACTGTCATCAGAGCCAAGATCTGTGACACAGGAGATTACAAATGATCTGTCATCACTGACTGAGAAAGAAGCCCAAACTGCAACAAATACAGACAATCAGGAGACAGTAAAGAAAGATGCAAAAGGTATAAAGAAGAAGATCATTAGACCTGCTAGGAATCAGAAAAGCTCAACCTCAACAAGCAGCACagatagaaaaacaaaagaaagcacTATCAGCCCATCAAAAACTGGCAAACATTCTTCAACTGAGAAGATTAGCAGTGATGCCAGTATGGGAAGAAAGGTCTCATCAGAAAACGCTAATGTTGGACAAAAGAGTAACAGAGCTGAAAACTCTCAGTCTAAGAAATCACTTAAAGAAGAAAAGATGCCCAAGAAAGACTCGGGCCTTTCAGTTAGTagtgaaaatgtaaaaagaacCCCACCAAAGAGACAAAGCTTTAATAAGGCTGCTAGTGACCATAATGTAAAAACTCCAACTGGAAGGCCTCAAATGAAAAAGAACATGTCAGACATTttacaaacaaagaaaacacctCTGCCAGGCAAAAAGACAATTAGCAAACCAAGGTCCGTGATTGAAAACAGAATATCACCTCCCCCAAAGTCTTCAAATCTGAGTGAGAGTGTCTCCATGCCTTCTTTCAATCCTTCACCTTCTGAAATCCACCAATATGTTGAGAACTGGTTAGAAAAAGTCAGCCCAGATGCAGTGCCATACTCAGAGGAGGTAAGCGAAGACAGAACAGAACCCCGGACAAAGGTTGTGTTTAAGATCGGCGCTGACTCTGAATCAGAAGAAAAGTCTGAATGCCCGACTTATTTAGATGAATGTTATCCAACGACCAGTGATCCCATGAAGAAATCATCTTCATGTTTATCAGTTCCTCATTCCTATGGAGGCCCAGCAACAGCACAGCTACACAGTGAACAGAAAGCACGAGGTTTATGTGCTTCAATGCCCAGCGTTAGAGTTGACGCTGCACACCAGGAGAGCACGCTAAGGTCACATAAATCTGCAGAGGCCATCGGTCCAGCTGACGATCAACCATCTTCTTATAACATTCTAAGCCCCAAAGCAAAGCTAACACCTGTTGTGCGACAACTGTGTTCATCGATTCATTGCATCAGAACAGCATCAGACACCAACAATCAACAAACAACCTCTAATCTTGAGAAGTCCAGCAGCCTTCCTGACTTCCCAACACAAGTAGCCTCAGTGTTCGGCTCATCATGCAAAGCCTTCCTGTCTTTCCTCTCAGTCATGACTCTGAGAGACAGCCTAAAAAGCCCTGTGTTAGGTGAAAGTAGCCAATCAGGAAGCACCTCAGAGGCCATGCTTATGATGGAATCACTGCAGAAAATGTCTGCCATCGAGGATGCGGAAGAGCAGAGGGCAAGTCTGACTGATCTACAAAGCAGAGCATCTTCTCAGTTCAGAGAGCGGTGGAAGAATTTCCAGATTCTGAGAGAAAGACTTGAGAGTGAACCGCTGTCTCCCAAAGTCTCGGAAACTGAGTTTGCACTGGATGTTGTCTCTGAAAGCGGTGATGTGTTCGAGGATCAGAATATGGTTATAGATGAACTGATGGAAGAGCTGAATATGCCACAAGAACTCAGAGCGGAGATTACTTCAACAATCCAACAGGCTTTTTACCCTGTGGAAGAAAGTACATTTCTAGAAACTGATAGAAAccagtcagagtcagaggaagATGTAGAACAATTTGTCAAAGAAGATGAAGCATGCACATCTGATGACATTACTGAAACAAAACAGTCTAATGATGATGCTGAGATTGAGCCAGAGCCGCCTCAAGAATTACAGACAGAGTTTGAGGTgccagtaaatgatgaagaatTGAAGACAGAGGAAAACGCAGGTGTAGTGGAAGAATGTGGAGAGACCAAAGAGACAGATGCTGATGGTGAAGGGCATGAAGGAAAGggtgagagtgaaagagagaaggaggcagtgGAAGACGAAATAACTAATGATGAGGAATGTGAACCAGGGGAAGGAAGCGACAAGGAATCTGTTGAGAAGGTAGCAGAAGTAGCAGAGGACGAGGTGACAGCAGATGATGAAGAACAACTGGCGGAGAGATTAGAAGAGAAGGCTGACAAGACAGAGGAAGGATTAGTGAGTGAACAGGAAAGAGAAGTAGATAGTGTTGAAGAAACAGATGAGAGAGAAGGTGCTGAAGAGacggaggaggatgaggaaatGAAAGGCATCACCGAAGAGAGGGAAAGCAGCGAGGAAAAGgaaacagagaagaaggagattAGAAAGAAAGTGGAGGATGACAATATGGAGGAGACAGGTGAAGAGGAGAACATAGACGATATAAACgaagaagcagaagaggaggaagaaccagaggaggaagaggaagagtca gaggaaggagaggaggaaggtgaggaaAATGAGATAGAAACTATATCACCAgagatggaagaagaagaggagggaaaggaggaggaaggaggggaggaaggtGAGGAAAATGAGATAGAAACTATATCACAAgagatggaagaggaggaggaaggagaggaggaatgtGTAGTAGCTCAGAAGGATGTACAGGAGGttaatgaggaggaagaggaaggggaggagataaatgaggaagatgaggaaaagGAAATAGAAGAGCAGATAATGGAGGTGGATAGTGATGAAGCAGTGAAGGagaatgaggatgaggaggatggtgAGGATGTTGAAGACAAAAATGCAGAAGAAAAGAGAGCAGGAGTGGccagagatgaggaagaagaagaaagtgatgAAGACATAGAAGCAGAAAATAACAGTGAGGAAGAAGAGTcaggagaagaggaaaaggtTACAGGTCTTTGTatagatgatgaagaggagagggacaATGATGAAGAGTTAAATGAGGTTGGAGAAGATTCAAAGGATGAGGCAGAAGAAGGCAGGGTTGATGAGGGCAGTGTTTCTGATGAGAGTGAACACATGCTGGAAGAGGCCTCCTACttacagcagcaggtcagcagCTGTGAAGCAGCGAATGGAGAACATGACTCTGAATCACCAAGCAAACTTTCCTCTGAGGGTCAGTGTGCAGACGACAAAGGTAACGGGACTGAGCTCGAAACCGAAAATGAGGGGGCCGAGCAGTGTGAGGAAAGTAGCAACAGCATGTCTCACCCTGTGGAAATCTCACAGGAATTACTTGATTTTGTGAACCACGCCCTACAGTCTTCATCACTTATATTCACCTATGACACTCAGGGGAACATTAGGATAGAGCCTGACTATGCTCGATTCAttcaaactaaacaaacaaTGATTTCAAAAAGCAGAAAAGACAGTTCATATGGTTTAAAACGTCTTCCGAGCCCCAGTACCTCTGATTTATCTGATTACAGGCCAGAAACATCAGAGAGCGGTGGATATAAAACCCAGGATTCCCTGGATATCATCACAGAGAGCGGAGAGGAGGTCTCAGAGAAAACCTCACAGTCAGCACACAGAACAAATGTGGCAAAAAGTGCAGGGAGTTCATCTTCAAGCgactctggcacaaaagcctcgaAGGATCTGTCTTATTTCAGTGCTGCAAGCTCTTTGAAAGCAGACGCTGAAGCTGCCGCACAGCCTGCACGGTGCACGTCTGCTGCCTCAGAAAACGACTTGGCTGATGGGGTTTTGATTGATAAGGGTAGATGGCTGCTGAAGGAGAACCACCTTATCAGGAAGTCTCCTCCGGTCTCCCAGGGAATGTACAGTCATGTGGACACCACATCTGTAGACACAGGTCAggagaacaccagcgaggaatCCCCGCCTCATTTCAAAATCCAGCCCAGCCCCCTTGCAGCCATATCGTCGTCAGAGCTCGAGGAGATGGCGAAGCCTCTAACTCCAAAGTGCACCTACTACAACATGCCGCATGGAAGCGACTCTGATCCCTTCATGGATGATTCCAGCTTCAGAAGTGGGAAAAAAGATTCGAGCAGGAGAGGCGTGAGGGTGTCACCTACTGTCGATACTTCTAAAACGTGGGCAAATAAAAATGGCAGCCTGTCTTCATTTGCATCAGTtgagtttaaaatccccacagaCAGAAAAGTGCATCCGGAGGGTGAGCCCTCCTCAACTGTGACACAGCCAAGAAGGACATCTAGTGGTAGAGGGAGTGCACTGCAATCACAAGACTCACTAGATGCACTGCATGTGAGATGTGGCCAATACTGCCCCATACTGTGA
- the LOC114449911 gene encoding vimentin A2-like, producing MSYRSAPHSSYKKMFGGDRTAVRTTYTSRQYSSPVRSSRVSYGLSSAPTVYAVKTQRLRSSAAMPRLASENLDFSLSDAVNSEFITNRTNEKAQMQSLNDRFASYIEKVRFLEQQNKILLAELEQLRGKGTSRVGDLYEDEMRELRRQVDQLTNEKARVEVHRDNLADDIDRLREKLQDEISQREEAEANMQSFRQDVDNAALARLDLERKVESLQEEINFLKKLHDEEMLELHNQVQQQQHMQVDMDMAKPDLTAALRDVRLQYENLASKNIQESEEWYKSKFADLTEAAARNNEALRVSKQEANDYRRQVQALTCEVDALKGTNESLERQMREVEENFSLETSGYQDTIGRLEEDIHNMKDEMARHLREYQDLLNVKMALDIEIATYRKLLEGEESRISTPLPNLSSLNLRETMIDFKPHIETTTTKKVLIKTIETRDGQVINESTQNHDDLE from the exons ATGTCTTATAGATCAGCTCCACACTCTTCTTACAAAAAGATGTTCGGCGGGGACAGAACCGCCGTCAGGACCACCTACACCAGCCGTCAGTACTCCAGCCCGGTGCGCTCCTCCCGGGTATCCTACGGGCTCTCCTCTGCCCCGACTGTGTACGCAGTGAAGACCCAGAGGCTGCGGAGCAGCGCAGCCATGCCCCGACTGGCCTCTGAGAACTTGGACTTCTCCTTGTCCGACGCTGTAAACAGCGAGTTCATCACGAACCGCACCAACGAGAAGGCGCAGATGCAGTCTCTCAACGACCGCTTCGCCAGCTACATCGAGAAGGTCCGCTTCTTGGAGCAGCAGAACAAGATCTTGCTGGCGGAGCTGGAGCAGCTGCGTGGCAAAGGCACGTCCCGGGTCGGTGATCTGTACGAGGACGAGATGCGGGAGCTGAGGCGCCAGGTGGACCAGCTCACCAACGAGAAGGCCCGGGTGGAAGTTCACCGGGACAACCTGGCAGACGATATCGACAGGCTGAGAGAAAA GTTACAGGATGAGATTTCCCAGAGGGAGGAGGCCGAAGCAAACATGCAGAGCTTCAGACAG GATGTGGACAATGCTGCCCTCGCCAGACTGGACCTGGAGCGGAAGGTAGAGTCACTCCAGGAGGAAATCAACTTCCTCAAGAAGCTGCATGATGAG GAAATGTTGGAGCTGCACAATcaagtccagcagcagcagcatatgcAGGTGGACATGGACATGGCTAAGCCTGACCTGACAGCCGCTCTGAGGGACGTTCGTCTGCAGTACGAGAACCTGGCCTCCAAAAACATTCAGGAGTCAGAGGAATGGTACAAATCCAAA tttgctgacctCACCGAAGCCGCGGCCAGGAATAATGAAGCTCTGAGGGTGTCCAAGCAAGAGGCCAATGACTACAGACGCCAAGTTCAGGCACTTACTTGTGAGGTGGATGCCCTGAAAGGAACC AATGAGTCCTTGGAGCGCCAGATGAGAGAGGTCGAGGAGAATTTCTCCCTGGAGACGTCTGGGTACCAGGACACCATCGGCCGTCTGGAGGAGGATATTCACAACATGAAGGACGAGATGGCCCGTCACCTCCGGGAGTACCAGGACCTCCTGAATGTCAAGATGGCCCTGGACATCGAGATCGCCACCTATAGGAAGCTGCTGGAAGGGGAGGAGAGCAG AATCTCCACTCCTCTGCCAAACCTCTCATCTCTAAACCTGAGAG aGACAATGATTGATTTCAAACCCCATattgaaacaacaacaaccaagaaAGTTCTCATCAAGACCATTGAGACCAGGGATGGTCAG gtGATCAATGAGTCAACCCAGAACCACGATGACTTGGAGTAA